The following is a genomic window from Methanomicrobia archaeon.
ATTTACCGATTTGAGCCTGGAATAACCAAACGCAAGTCTATTTATCCTATCGAACGGAGGATCAATACAAATATTTCGGTCAGCATGAGTCTGGACCAACCAGATGTCGGTCAATCTGAAACCTTTTTCTATTAGTATTCGACCAACCTTTTATTTCACGCTTCTTGTGTAACGGATTATTACACTATCCCAGTATCTTTGTCATACAGCCCGCGATCAAGCCGCCGATCGCATCGTCCATGAAAACGCCCAACTCCTTTAGGATGCCCGGCTTCCGGGTATCGTAATAGACGAAATTGAACATCGCCTTCTTGCCACCGATGTATTCCGCGATATCGAGCCCGAAGAGCTCGTCGGCCACCACGCAGGCTGCGTCCTGCGCGCCGAGCTCACCGCCGCGGCCCGTTCTGATCCCCTCCTCGTCCGCATGCAGTGCCGCAGCAAGCAACAACGACACGTTCACGTCACCGCACTCTTTTCTAATCGTCTCTGCAAAACGCGTCCTGAGCACTGCGTCATCCGTTTCATCACCGTCTACGCGCACGTAGAGCTCCAGTGCCGTCGCGACCATATCGTCATTGTGAGTTCGGCGGTATGGCGGGCGTCATACTCGCTGCGGCCTCACGGGTGATTCCGGTCGTTATTGATGGCTTCATAGCCACCACGGCGGCGCTCATTGCCTGCGCGCTCGAGCCCACAGCTAACGAGTACCTGATCGCCGCGCATCTCCAGCAGATCGGGTGGTGCTCGATTACCTGGGTCTGAAGCCGTTGCTCGCTCTGGATATGCGGCTCGGTGAAGGCACCGGCGCTGCTTGGGGGATCAGTCTCGTAGAAGCGGCCTGCAAGGTCCTGAACCAGATGGCTACGTTTGCAGAGGCTGGCGTTGCGGATAAAGCAGACGCTCCTTCACGACCTGAATAGCCCGCCCGTGCACTGGTTACGGTCGCTTTCACAGCGGGGGATGGATCTGCACAGCCCGGACACTCTTGAGCTTACCGATCTCCTCAATGAGCTCTCCGGGAACGCTCTGATCGGTAATGATCGTGAGTTTGGGGTCGTCTACCAGGTACGGATCGTCGCTCACCGCCTGCCGTATGCTCAGTCCACGCTGCGCCATCACCGTCGCAACGTCTCCGATGATCCCTACCTGCCTGGCATCCGTCGGATGGATGATGACCACACTCAGGCCCAACAGCGGTGCGACCTCAATGAGGAAGGCGATCGAGCGCAGATGCTCGAAGATACGCTTTAACGCCGCATCGGTAATGATGCGTTTCACCGTCAGATCCACGACGCGGCGGTCAACGCCTATCTCGTGCGCGATGTGCGAATGGGGTATTTCAATCCCGCCCGAGGCGACTTTGCCGTCTGCACTCACCCGGAAGCCGCGCTCCAGTAAGAGTTCAATGACCTTCTTCTGTGATGGCGAGCCCTCAAACTTCGCCATTACCTCTTTCCACATTGCTGCTCTCCTTGCTTCCCGGACTGAATGAATTGCTGAATGACTGCGTGGCGGGCGGGATCCGCGGAGAAGCGGGTTGGTTGGTTAGTTGCTAGCTAGCTACGCTACGCTACGCTACGG
Proteins encoded in this region:
- a CDS encoding phosphatidylglycerophosphatase A, whose translation is MVATALELYVRVDGDETDDAVLRTRFAETIRKECGDVNVSLLLAAALHADEEGIRTGRGGELGAQDAACVVADELFGLDIAEYIGGKKAMFNFVYYDTRKPGILKELGVFMDDAIGGLIAGCMTKILG
- a CDS encoding amino acid-binding protein, with the translated sequence MWKEVMAKFEGSPSQKKVIELLLERGFRVSADGKVASGGIEIPHSHIAHEIGVDRRVVDLTVKRIITDAALKRIFEHLRSIAFLIEVAPLLGLSVVIIHPTDARQVGIIGDVATVMAQRGLSIRQAVSDDPYLVDDPKLTIITDQSVPGELIEEIGKLKSVRAVQIHPPL